The DNA window CGCCCTGCGGTTCCACGACCTCCACGAGCGCCGGGAGGCCGTCCGGCCGGAGCGTGACGTTCTCCGGACGGACGCCAACGACGATTCGGTCGCCGACCCGGCCGTCGAGCGCGTCGCGGTAGGACTCGGGAACCTCGTGTTGGAACGGCCCGACGTCCACGACGAGGCTGTCGTCGCGGCGGGTCAGTTTCCCTTCGACGAAGTTCATCGACGGACTGCCGAGGAAGTCGGCGACGAAGCGGTTTCGCGGATGGGCGTAGACGTACGTCGGGTCGCCGACCTGCTGAATCTCGCCGTCGTTCATGACCGCGATTTGGTCGGCGAGCGTCATCGCCTCGATTTGGTCGTGCGTGACGTACACCGTCGTCGTCGAGAGCTGCTCGTGCAGTTTGTTGAGTTCTGCGCGCATCTGCACGCGCAGCTTGGCGTCGAGGTTCGACAGCGGTTCGTCCATCAGGAACACGTCGGGTTCCCGGACGATGGCGCGGCCGAGCGCGACGCGCTGTTGTTGCCCGCCTGAGAGCTCCGCGGGGCGACGGTCCAGCAGTTCGTCGATTTGGAGGAGGTCGGCGGCGTCGTCCACCCGCTCCTCGATGATGTCGTCGTCGACGCCGTGTTGTTCCAGCCCGAACCGCATGTTCTCGCCGACGGTCTTGTGCGGGTAGAGCGCGTAGTTCTGGAACACCATGGCGATGTCCCGCTCGTACGCCCGGTGGTCGTTGACCATCCGGTCGCCGATGTATATCTCGCCGTCCGTCGCGCGTTCGAGTCCGGCGATGAGACGAAGCGTCGTCGTCTTGCCGCACCCGGACGGGCCGACGAACACCGTGAAGGATTCGTCGGGGATGTCGAGCGAGATGCCGTCCACCGCAACCACGTCGTCGAATCGCTTTTCGAGCGCGTCGAGCG is part of the Haladaptatus paucihalophilus DX253 genome and encodes:
- a CDS encoding ABC transporter ATP-binding protein, which codes for MAEVTLDALEKRFDDVVAVDGISLDIPDESFTVFVGPSGCGKTTTLRLIAGLERATDGEIYIGDRMVNDHRAYERDIAMVFQNYALYPHKTVGENMRFGLEQHGVDDDIIEERVDDAADLLQIDELLDRRPAELSGGQQQRVALGRAIVREPDVFLMDEPLSNLDAKLRVQMRAELNKLHEQLSTTTVYVTHDQIEAMTLADQIAVMNDGEIQQVGDPTYVYAHPRNRFVADFLGSPSMNFVEGKLTRRDDSLVVDVGPFQHEVPESYRDALDGRVGDRIVVGVRPENVTLRPDGLPALVEVVEPQGEKTVLELDLGDDITIKASVEPSVPVELNDRVNVEFDRRSLHYFDADTGESLTYSPPKEPKATEATH